CGACCTTCACATTGGTAATACCTCTGCTGCCCATGTCAGAAAGACCTGCTAACACTACAAAGATTATGGTGCAGATGGATCTTGATCTCAGGTCTCGCCCCAAAGTCGCACGAAGAGCTGCGAGCCAAGCAAGTCAGGCGAGGTTCTAGTCAAAAGTGACTTTCCAACTGCTGCCATCTACTTCTGGAATGATCACAATGGATCGCGATACCGGGCTTCGTACTTTCAGCCCCACCCAGTGTATGGAGCACGGTTATTTCGCCCAGGTGAATCCTGCGACGCAGAGGATCGTCGTGCTGGAAGAAGAGTACAAATGGAGACGAGCGTGTTCTAGACTTCTTGAAGAGATTCGTCCATGCTGAGGTGGGCTCGCAGTCGAGGGCAGCGAagctatagatatatagatatgGCAACAGCACTATACTGATAGTCAGATAGACATGATGAGCAGAATATTGGTTTTATTTTTGTTAACCCCTCATTCCCGTAAATTATAGCGAGGCAGTACCTTAAAAGATTTCGCTAATAGGCAATAAGTAGTAGAACTGAGGAACAGAGCAAAAGAGCCAGCGggaatatataaatatataaccCCGAAGGGGCTGCATATAGACCTGCTATATCTGTAGACTAGGATAACAATTCAAAGTTCCTTAAGGGTATCTGAGTAATCTGCCCTATTACATGTATGAATTGCTTAATGCCGTGCCATTTATATTACAGGGATGTATATACATTATACTCTACATATCACCGATACATGCTTCATGCCTGAATGTTGCCTGGCCGGTCACGTGTTCCCCATGCTCGGAAGAGACGGCGAACGTAAGTCCGAGCCAATGAGCAATGCGGGACTGTAAGCTGGAGTCCACCTTCTAAATAGCTTCAATACTCCGGAGTACATGTAATTCCTGCACTGGTTACATGCTTCGTAGGTCTATTGGATTCTCTTGTTTTGGACAGCAGAATCGATGTGACCCGAAATACAAGGATTTGCGTCGAATCACGTGGTATGGAGTGCGTCTGTTTGACAAGGCTGTGTGTTGCCTGCATGGCcccagcttcagcctcgtcgAAGCTGAACACTTGTCGTTCTCATCCCCCGGGGACGGCAGAAAGAGGGTCGCGCTGCCCACACTGCCTAATGAATCATGGCTCGACGCAGGCTCACTCATCACGAATATACAGTTGGATGGCTATGTGCGTTGGAAATCGAGTTGAAAGCAGCGTGTGCGATACTCGACGAAGTCCATGAGACGCTGCGTCCAGCGGATCACGACGACAATGTGTATACGCTGGGGCAGGTGGCCCAGCACAACGTCGTCATCACATGCCTTCCGAAAGGAATATATGGAACAACCCCAGCTTCGAATGGCGCGCAAAGGATGGAGCTGAGCTTCCCTAATATTCAATACCGATTGAtcgtcggggttggagggggaGTCCCTTGTCCTGGTGATGTCCGGCTGGGCGATGTAGTGATTGGCATCCCTGGTGCTAATTCCACGGGGGTCGTCGCTTACGACCACGGAAAAACAACTACTGGGGGTCATCTCGAGCAGACCAAGATACTCAACAAACCCCCGTTGAACATGCTCAAGGCAGTTCCTCACCTCGGACTGAACCGTGCTGTGTCCGTCAGTCAGACTCTGAACACAGCGATCGCGTCAGACCCCATAGCACTGGCAGAATTTGCCTGTCCCGGCGCAGAGAACGACAATTTATTTGAGGCCGAGTACGACCATCCGGACCCGAGTCAAAGCTGCTCAAGCTGTTGTGATGAGACGAAGATTGTGCGGAGGCTTCAAAGAAAAAATGACGAGCCACATATCCATACAGGAACAATCGGATCTAGCGATCGGGTCATCAAAGATGCTAGAACGAGAGATTCTTTGGCCAAAGCGTACGGAATATTGTGTTTCGAAATGGAAGCGGCCGGGCTAGTGGACTCATGGCCGTGTCTGGTGATCCGAGGCATCTCCGACTATGCGGATTCCCATAAGCAGAAACAGTGGCAGCCATATGCGGCCATAACCGCTGCAGCGTGTGCAGGAAGCTTAATGTTGCTATTGGACAAAAAACGCCATGGATATCAACAATACCATGAGCAGGTTGATGTTCCACCCGACTATTCAGATGCTCGAAAGGAACGCGTTCGGGCCCTTTCATTCAGCAACCCTATTCGACACAGGGAAGACATACAAGAccgaaaaggaagaagggcCAAAGGAACCTGCGAGTGGATGCTGAAAACCAACGTCTTTCAGGAGTGGCATGGCTGTTCTGGAAAAGACAACGATTCCAACATTCTGTGGCTTCACGGCTTGCCAGCAAGTGGAAAATCAATGATGACAATCTTTCTTACCGAAGCCCTGGAGAGCGATCTAGATCTGGGAGATGCAGGCCTGGTGATATATTTCTTCTGCGATTCCAGCTCCCAGAATCACACTTCTGGAATCGCTCTTCTGAGTGGTTTGATCTGGCAATTGATCAAGGATCGACCGGTAAGCCAGGAAGTCGTTAGAAGACagtatgaagaagatgaggagttGTTTACTTCTTTCAACCATCTGTGGAAATTGTTTATTATGTTGGTGAAAGGGTGGAGCGAGGGGAAGATTTACTGCGTCATTGACGCCCTTGATGAGTGCGACAGGGAGTCACAGAATGCGATACTGAGAAAGTTTGAGAACTTCTTCGACCCGGCGTACTATGATGGATCCCTCTCGCATGTCTATTTTCTCATTACAAGCAGACCGTATGAGGAGATCAGAACATATTTGGGGGGGTTTGTCAACGCGGATATTGGTGGGTTCGCCGAGGCAAAAGATGATGTTGCTGCGTTCATTGATTACTCTGTGGGTTACTTGACCGAGAAGAAGTGGTTTTCCGCTGAGATGCAGGGGAGAGTTCGTCAGATTGTCCAGGAAAAAGCCGAAGATACCTTCCTCTGGGTCTCCTTGGCTATGGACGAAGTGAAGGATGCTGCGCGGCCAGATATTATCGGAATCCTGGAGCAATTACCTGCTGGACTGAGCAGTCTCTATGGGAATCTGCTCGAAAGGGCAACCGAAGCTCGCTCCGGGAGAAAGGGAGACATTCTTCGTATTGTCAATGTCGTGGCAGTTTCTCTGGAACCTCTCAGTCTCCTGCAATTATCCTACGCCTGCCAGCTTTATGGACaggaaagcgaggaagaaCAGTTACTCGCAATGAGAAGCTCCATCGGGGATTGCAAGCTTCTGGTTGTTGAAACAAACGATAAAGTTGCATTGCTACATAAGTCAGTCAAAGACTTTCTGGCGGACGACCAGTATGACAGTGGCAATGGCCTTTGGGCGGCCCATGCCTTTCTAGCGTATAGGTGTATCGATTGTTGCATGGAGTCCGTGGGCATCCCAACTGTTGTTTCGAACCTTGGCGGCCGcaaagatgaagaaattgGCGATACTAGCCTACTCGCCTATGCAACTCGTTTCTGGCCGGAGCACGCACATTTTGCGGGAGAGCAGTTCGAGATTATCGAGAAACAGGAGCCGTTTTTCAAAGAGAACTCTCGTCAGTGGCAAAATTGGTTGTTgcgcctttctccttcaCAAACCTACAAAAAGTGGGCAGAGCCTTCTCCATTTCACATTGCTGCGATATGGGGAATTCTACCACTCGCCAAGTACATTCTGCAGACCACTTCAGTGGACAGATACCACAGGACCGAATATTTGGACACCGATTTTGTCACACAGGAGGGCGAGACCGCTCTAGAACTGGCGGCTTCGTCGGGGCATGAAATGATTGTGTGCCATCTGCTAGAACAGGCACCAGCAGAGATGGTAATCTTTAGCGCTGTCCTAGAAGCAGCTATCAAAAACACGCAACGAGGGGCGCAGATCATCGACGCGCTCCTTTTGCATCCACGAGCCCACACATCAAACTGGAATCATGCGCACCTCGTCGAAGCTGCCAAAAACCCTACATGTGGTCGTGAGATCTTACAAAGTCTTCTTAAAAAGATCCCTAGGCTACGGAGTTCTTTAGACGACGACATACtagtagcagcagcagggaacAGCGACTTGGAGCCCATGAGACTGTTGCTCAACGTTGATATGGATAACACAAACCTGAGTGAAGAGGTATTACTGGCAGCAGTTGGGAACGATGCAAACTGCACATCACACCGCGAGCTATAGAGCTGATCCTCCGGTTCTGGAGCAAACCGACAGCGCGGGCTCTATTGCGGCAAGACCAGCGCCAGATATCATTCCATGAAGAGGCTTTGAAAATAATTGCGGAACGGTTTGATCAGACAGACCTGCTTACAGTGCTGAATGGGATGCAACACCCGTTGGCGGTGACAGAGGGGATTCTTATTGCGGCGTCAAGAAACAGCCATTGCCACAGGGAGATGCTCCGTATCCTCATAGACAGAATGGGGCAAACTGTCTCAGTCACCCCTCACATCATTAGGGCAATTGCGCGAGCAGATGAAGGGTCACTCGACTTGCTGATGTCCAAGACCGACGGCTGCTTCGAAATTACGGATGATGTGGTGATGGAGGTATTTAAGAACGATCGAAATGACGGCAAAATGATGCGCACTCTTCTCTCCCAGAACAAAGGCAAACGGAGTATAACATCTCAAGCTGCAGTTGCAATTGTCGGACTCTACGATGTGACAGTGGTAGAGCTTTTGCTTCAGGAGTATACGATCGCTGGCCTGTCGAACAACATGATTGTGGCCGCTTTATCCAACATTGCCAACTCCGCTCCTATACTTGACGTGCTTCTAAGAGAGTCGACAGAATGGCAGTTTGATGGGACTTGGTGGAGCACAATTACTCGGGAAAGCTCGCAAGATACCTTTCAGTGGCTCCATTCCAAACTCTTTGATAACGATGTGACATCCACATCGTTCCTAGAAGGTGCGTTGTCGAATCCACGGCTGAAATTTCAAACCATTTGCCATCTTCTCGAGTCAGCTTCTGCGCAGGAAACAATATCTCAACGCTTGGTAGCTTGCAGCGCGAGAAACCAAGCCCATTCCCGCCGCCTTGTCGAGTTCATGTTGGCCAGGAATGATGCTCAGTTGGTCTTTATCACCGAAGATCTTGTGGGAGGTGGACTGGGAACCCAGAGACTCAGTGATGTCGCTATGAAAAATCTCCTCTCTATTGACAGCAACCGAATCAAGGTAACACATAATGGGATGTATATTATACTGCGCTGGTATGGCCAGAGCATTGTCGATTGCCTGATCAAGAGAGCCGGAACCGATTTCCTTCTCACAGCTGACCTGATTCGGGCGCTCATTTTCAATTCAACCCATGGCAAAGATGTTATGCATTGGTTACTGATGGAGAAAAGGATACAGGTTTCGCCATCTCAACTAGCAACGATTATTGAAAGTGGATGCTTCAGTGTCGATGTTCTAAAACAGACTCTGACTTGTCGCTGTATGAGAATGACTGAGCATCTTTTTGATGCCATCACAGCGGCTAAGGATGGATATCCTGTGATGGATGCGTATCTCAATACACATACTCTTGGTTCAATTCGGATTACAGTCCCTGCCATAGTCAAAATGATTGGAACATCCCATCGCCACAATTTGCCATTGCTGAAACTACTCCTCCGCAAACCACGGATCCAGGTTCACATCCCACAACCTGTCATTCGAGCTGCACTCCGAGCACTCAATACTCACGGGCTAGAGACTTTTATTGAAATTCTGACACTATTGATGACGCGAGGAGACAGAATCATGGCAGACGAAGAGTGCATGGCAGAACTACTCGCTCACAAATATCCGAATCGCCTGATGGAAACAATTTGCCATCATACACCAGAGGAGGAGCTTATAATCTCAAATGATATGGTCAGGGGCTTGAAGCGCTACAGTGCTATCGAAACACTCGCGAAGCATGCCAAATTTCACGTTGTCATTACTGAAGCTGCAATGTGCAATATAGTTACCGGATCTAGTTACGATATATCTAATATTCCTTTCAGACCTCGTTACAGGGCCCGTTACAAGATGGGCATGCATTTGCTGATTTCACGGCCAAACTGGGAGATCCCTGTCACGGAGAGTGTTCTTTGTGCAGGCATTATGCATGCCCGTGACAGACCAGATCAGATGTCGGCCCTATTTCAGCATGCGAGGCACGTACAGCTGACGTCGGTGTTTTTCAAGACCCTAACTGAGGCCACATTCGCGACGTCGGACCCCGAAAACAGCACTGAATATATTGAGGGATTCCTCGCCTTTTTCAAGAAGGTTCGCCTCGCTGGTTGTATCAGAGCCGACATGGTGGATGGTATTGTCGAGCACTGCTCTCCTCCAATCGTTCTGGCCCTGTTCGATAGAATTGACGATCCAATTCCGTTCTCCAGTAATACGTTGACATTTCTAGCAAGAAGATTCAGCGAAAAGATCGTTGCAGTGTTCCTCGATCGACACGGCAATAACTCGCTTATTACCGAGCAggtccttgctgctgccgcttCAAATGGCCACCATGGGCCTGACGTCGTCACTGTCCTTCTACAGCGCAGTGATGTCCTTCCAACCAAGAGCGTCCTGCTTGCTGCAGCCACAAATCTGGGGCAAGGTCTAAATGTTGTGAACGTTCTACTTGCTCATTTGTCCAAGACATCAGGACAGATAGTGGACACAGGTGGAAAGGCCGATGGTCTATTAGCAAAGGATTTCCTTTTTGCATCGCTCGAGACGTGCTTTGCCAGCAATGAGCCTCCATATTGCACTGAGGGACAGCGTGTTCCTGGTGCCAATCTGAAAGGTCAGGCCTTGCGGATGGTGAATATGTTGATTGAGCGTGGAGTCTCTGTCGTCTTCAACGATGATGATCTCCTCAGGCTTTTTGAACTCTACACCCTGGCCCCCCATTTTAATTCCATCCTCCAGACACAGAGAGGGAGGCTACcgaccatcaccaccaatcTGATAGCGAGAGTCCGATTGCTCACAAAATACCTGTCTCACAACGTGTTCGACAGAAACCCGGGCCTCAACCCAACCCTTTACGACCCGTTGTTTGTGCCTACAATTCACCTCACGATCAGGGATATTGATCCCATAACCTTCGACTCTTTGATGAGGCGGAGTAAGCGCCCATCCCAGGAGATCAGGGCAGTCATCGAGTCATGCAGTAGTCAATGGGCTGGGAAACAAATTATGCTGCAAGTATTGACTTCCCAGGAATTGGAAATTACAGGACAAATGATATCAAAGGCAGCACTAGATCAATTTGACCCTTTTGAGCTGTTGCGACACCCAAAAGTCAAAATAACACGTGGCGCATTGCAAAGGATTCTACAGTATCTTCGCCCATGGCACCACAGGCACGTCTTGGAACTGTTGGAACTGAAGTCTATGTCTGGGATCATCGACGAGGAAACATGGATCTTCATGGTCTCGAAATTCACCGACCTCGACACGAGTCGCCTCGATCTCAGTCTCCTGGACTGGAAAGAGGTGATCGAAAAGGCAGGCCGTCGAGGAATGATTTCAGAAAGTGTCTTGTCGTCAGTAATTCGCACGAATGACTATAATATGGTCGACTTGTGCCTGAAAAATTACGACAAGCCACTGATCGTGACACAACAACTCGTGGATGCCTTTGCTCCTCGTTCTTCGCTCCCTTTGAGATCCACACGTCCAATGAACAGCCTGCGCAGGTTACTTGAACACGACTCCCTCGTTCACCCCATTCACTCATCTTGCCTCAAAAGAATACTCGAGATATTCGGCTCTGGAATCGCAGATGAACTCTTCAAAATCACCAAAAATCGGATATTAGTCGATGAATCCCTCTTGATGTCTATTGTATCCACAAAAAACGTGAAGATTATCAAGTCGTTCTTCAAAGAGTACCCGGATAATTTCACCATTACTCCCAGGGTTGTCATTATCGCCCTGCAGACAAATGCGCCTGATCATGTTGAGGTGGCAGCCAACGATGAATCAGATGGATCAGACGAGACCTCGGGGGACAGCCCCGGTTGGCCTGAATCCGACCAATTCCCTGACAGTAGTCCTAGTTCTGATTATTCGGGGGTGTTTAATGATCCCCGAGGGTGGTATGCTGAGCCGAGTGTGCCAAATGATGAAAGAGACGTGCAGAACCTGAAGCTGGACAAAGACACAAACACAGGGTACTACACCTCTGCGCATTTGCTTGAATATCTGTTCTGCTATTGCTCATATGACCCCATGGGACTTACGGAAGATATTCTTCTGTCTGCTATTGAGAATAGAGAGCGCGAGGCCCTGTTTGCAATCATTGCCAAATACTACAGCCTAGAAAACGTGAGAATTACAGAAAACATTGCCAGGGCTGCTGCATCTAACAGCATGCAACGTGTGCAACTTCTGCTGGACCTGTTTCCGGGCAAGCTACCAATCACAGACGAAGTTCTTAttgcagcagcaagaagccCTAAAGAGAGCTACGAGACTCTTCAACTACTGTTTTCTTGCTCTTTGCACCGGATATTGGTATCCAAAAAGGTCATGATAGCATTGCTGCAAAATCCCAATTCTTGCCTTTCCGCCTTTCGAATTGTGCTTGAATATGGAGGTGACAATCTACTCAGGAGCCAGGAAATCAAGAGTTTCATTGTTAGGAATGCAGAAAGAACCTTGGTTTTGCAGTTCTTTCTGGAGCTTCCCGGATTCAGCCTTACTGTGACCGAGAGCATGATCCGATCGGATGATGAGAACGATGGAAAACATGGGAATCCCCTCAACAGCACCGATATCCCATCCAGGAGGCAGTCTTCTTTTTGGAAAAGAAGATATTTCCGAAGGTTCGAGGACGTCGAGAACCCCCTAATAAGCAGCAGCCTTCTATTCAAGAGCCGTAAGGCCAGGCTTACCTCTGCTTCGATTGCATTCATCATGGCCGAGGGAGACACAGGCTCCACTATGTCGCTTTTGGAGAAGCTCGCCACTGACCGAGACGACCGCCATTTGACGGAGGCTGTTTTCCTCCATGCTATATCGAATGAGCACAAAATGGCTTGCCTTACGGTACATCATCTATTGTCACGCACAAGCAAGTTCCTCACCGAGAAAGCCTGGATCATGGCAGCCAAAAATGGAGTTAACGGGTGGACTCTGATGCAGATGTTCGCAGATTATGACCCAACTTTACAATCAATGACTCCCACGGTTCTTTTGCATGCTGCACGCAATGACGAGCTCGGCAATTACATTTTCAAATGGCTTTTATCTTACTATCCGTCTAAAGTCCGTTTTTCTGAGGATATCCTGGCAGCCATCTCAGGGAACCCAGTGTGGTGGACTGGTGAGCCGCTCACCAGCCAGACCTACCGGCCCTATCTATGGCAAAATGGCCCTATCCTTGAGGTAATGCTGCATCAAGCCCAGGAGAAGGCAAAGATCACGGAGAATATTCTTATAGCTGCAGTGAAGAACCCTACGCACAGTGTTCGATATCTCAGAGTATTGCTCCAACATCCCACGAGAGAAGCCTTCGATCTTCAAAAGGTCGCAAGAATTGCTGCAGCCCATGAATTCGTGGATATAAAAGCACTTCTTGGCCTTTTTCAACACGGTGCTCTAATTGACGAAGATATAGTGGTAGCAGCAATGAGGAATCGTAGACGAAGCGGTGTTATTTTCGAGCTGATTCGCGTCGAGGATCTCTGGAGGGACTTTGTTGCCACTGATAAAGTGGTGTTGGCAGCAGCCGAGAATAAAGAGAATGGAAATGAATTGCTCGAGGACTTTTTAAGTTCCTACCAGGGAGTCATTGTGCTTCAagacgaggatatcaagaaggTCGCCAACTCCTTCAGCTTGGATGTGATATGGCAATTGCGCATTCGCCAGAGATCTCCTATTTCCAACCCGCTACCTGTTTTCGTCTATTTTCACTATATTTTctatcttctccatcgtTGGTTTGTATTGTATTGTTGAGATTTTGGTTTTGGTGCTACCGCTCACAGTGGAAGCAGTGGCACCGGCGAAGGAGTTGGAATCCTGTCGCCCTTCATTATTGGGCTCTCATGCGGTTGATTCATATTATGACTCTCTCTCCTGTATATCTTGAAAATGAGAAATGGCGTAGACAGTTCGGCGTAATGGAAACAGCTTTTTTTCGTATAAACCTGCTATCTCAATGTACCAAGATGGCTTACTCGAAGACCCTCAAGAAGCTAGGTAGTCTACTCTGTTACGAGTATAAGTTTCTTAATACCGTGTCTTTTATAGACTCAATATCTCGTCTGTCCCATTTACAAGTATTAATCAACTACTTAAGATGGCTGGTCATCTTATTAAAGTCGAGATTCCTTATTGGTATTGCTACTGTTTAGTCCACAGTTGGCTTTGTAGTCTccctgtcttcttcatcaagcTTTAGGTCTTCCATGCCTTCAATCGCAGTTAATCGAGAGGGTATAAATCGAGCCCGGACATTGTGCTGCGAAAATAAATCGTTCATATCTTC
This is a stretch of genomic DNA from Aspergillus puulaauensis MK2 DNA, chromosome 8, nearly complete sequence. It encodes these proteins:
- a CDS encoding uncharacterized protein (COG:M;~EggNog:ENOG410PKG6;~InterPro:IPR000845,IPR027417,IPR035994,IPR036770;~PFAM:PF01048;~TransMembrane:1 (o288-307i);~antiSMASH:Cluster_8.1;~go_function: GO:0003824 - catalytic activity [Evidence IEA];~go_process: GO:0009116 - nucleoside metabolic process [Evidence IEA]) — encoded protein: MARRRLTHHEYTVGWLCALEIELKAACAILDEVHETLRPADHDDNVYTLGQVAQHNVVITCLPKGIYGTTPASNGAQRMELSFPNIQYRLIVGVGGGVPCPGDVRLGDVVIGIPGANSTGVVAYDHGKTTTGGHLEQTKILNKPPLNMLKAVPHLGLNRAVSVSQTLNTAIASDPIALAEFACPGAENDNLFEAEYDHPDPSQSCSSCCDETKIVRRLQRKNDEPHIHTGTIGSSDRVIKDARTRDSLAKAYGILCFEMEAAGLVDSWPCLVIRGISDYADSHKQKQWQPYAAITAAACAGSLMLLLDKKRHGYQQYHEQVDVPPDYSDARKERVRALSFSNPIRHREDIQDRKGRRAKGTCEWMLKTNVFQEWHGCSGKDNDSNILWLHGLPASGKSMMTIFLTEALESDLDLGDAGLVIYFFCDSSSQNHTSGIALLSGLIWQLIKDRPVSQEVVRRQYEEDEELFTSFNHLWKLFIMLVKGWSEGKIYCVIDALDECDRESQNAILRKFENFFDPAYYDGSLSHVYFLITSRPYEEIRTYLGGFVNADIGGFAEAKDDVAAFIDYSVGYLTEKKWFSAEMQGRVRQIVQEKAEDTFLWVSLAMDEVKDAARPDIIGILEQLPAGLSSLYGNLLERATEARSGRKGDILRIVNVVAVSLEPLSLLQLSYACQLYGQESEEEQLLAMRSSIGDCKLLVVETNDKVALLHKSVKDFLADDQYDSGNGLWAAHAFLAYRCIDCCMESVGIPTVVSNLGGRKDEEIGDTSLLAYATRFWPEHAHFAGEQFEIIEKQEPFFKENSRQWQNWLLRLSPSQTYKKWAEPSPFHIAAIWGILPLAKYILQTTSVDRYHRTEYLDTDFVTQEGETALELAASSGHEMIVCHLLEQAPAEMVIFSAVLEAAIKNTQRGAQIIDALLLHPRAHTSNWNHAHLVEAAKNPTCGREILQSLLKKIPRLRSSLDDDILVAAAGNSDLEPMRLLLNVDMDNTNLSEEVLLAAVGNDANCTSHREL
- a CDS encoding uncharacterized protein (COG:S;~EggNog:ENOG410PK9X) is translated as MGQTVSVTPHIIRAIARADEGSLDLLMSKTDGCFEITDDVVMEVFKNDRNDGKMMRTLLSQNKGKRSITSQAAVAIVGLYDVTVVELLLQEYTIAGLSNNMIVAALSNIANSAPILDVLLRESTEWQFDGTWWSTITRESSQDTFQWLHSKLFDNDVTSTSFLEGALSNPRLKFQTICHLLESASAQETISQRLVACSARNQAHSRRLVEFMLARNDAQLVFITEDLVGGGLGTQRLSDVAMKNLLSIDSNRIKVTHNGMYIILRWYGQSIVDCLIKRAGTDFLLTADLIRALIFNSTHGKDVMHWLLMEKRIQVSPSQLATIIESGCFSVDVLKQTLTCRCMRMTEHLFDAITAAKDGYPVMDAYLNTHTLGSIRITVPAIVKMIGTSHRHNLPLLKLLLRKPRIQVHIPQPVIRAALRALNTHGLETFIEILTLLMTRGDRIMADEECMAELLAHKYPNRLMETICHHTPEEELIISNDMVRGLKRYSAIETLAKHAKFHVVITEAAMCNIVTGSSYDISNIPFRPRYRARYKMGMHLLISRPNWEIPVTESVLCAGIMHARDRPDQMSALFQHARHVQLTSVFFKTLTEATFATSDPENSTEYIEGFLAFFKKVRLAGCIRADMVDGIVEHCSPPIVLALFDRIDDPIPFSSNTLTFLARRFSEKIVAVFLDRHGNNSLITEQVLAAAASNGHHGPDVVTVLLQRSDVLPTKSVLLAAATNLGQGLNVVNVLLAHLSKTSGQIVDTGGKADGLLAKDFLFASLETCFASNEPPYCTEGQRVPGANLKGQALRMVNMLIERGVSVVFNDDDLLRLFELYTLAPHFNSILQTQRGRLPTITTNLIARVRLLTKYLSHNVFDRNPGLNPTLYDPLFVPTIHLTIRDIDPITFDSLMRRSKRPSQEIRAVIESCSSQWAGKQIMLQVLTSQELEITGQMISKAALDQFDPFELLRHPKVKITRGALQRILQYLRPWHHRHVLELLELKSMSGIIDEETWIFMVSKFTDLDTSRLDLSLLDWKEVIEKAGRRGMISESVLSSVIRTNDYNMVDLCLKNYDKPLIVTQQLVDAFAPRSSLPLRSTRPMNSLRRLLEHDSLVHPIHSSCLKRILEIFGSGIADELFKITKNRILVDESLLMSIVSTKNVKIIKSFFKEYPDNFTITPRVVIIALQTNAPDHVEVAANDESDGSDETSGDSPGWPESDQFPDSSPSSDYSGVFNDPRGWYAEPSVPNDERDVQNLKLDKDTNTGYYTSAHLLEYLFCYCSYDPMGLTEDILLSAIENREREALFAIIAKYYSLENVRITENIARAAASNSMQRVQLLLDLFPGKLPITDEVLIAAARSPKESYETLQLLFSCSLHRILVSKKVMIALLQNPNSCLSAFRIVLEYGGDNLLRSQEIKSFIVRNAERTLVLQFFLELPGFSLTVTESMIRSDDENDGKHGNPLNSTDIPSRRQSSFWKRRYFRRFEDVENPLISSSLLFKSRKARLTSASIAFIMAEGDTGSTMSLLEKLATDRDDRHLTEAVFLHAISNEHKMACLTVHHLLSRTSKFLTEKAWIMAAKNGVNGWTLMQMFADYDPTLQSMTPTVLLHAARNDELGNYIFKWLLSYYPSKVRFSEDILAAISGNPVWWTGEPLTSQTYRPYLWQNGPILEVMLHQAQEKAKITENILIAAVKNPTHSVRYLRVLLQHPTREAFDLQKVARIAAAHEFVDIKALLGLFQHGALIDEDIVVAAMRNRRRSGVIFELIRVEDLWRDFVATDKVVLAAAENKENGNELLEDFLSSYQGVIVLQDEDIKKVANSFSLDVIWQLRIRQRSPISNPLPVFVYFHYIFYLLHRCGTGEGVGILSPFIIGLSCG